One genomic region from Rosa rugosa chromosome 1, drRosRugo1.1, whole genome shotgun sequence encodes:
- the LOC133740693 gene encoding probable cinnamyl alcohol dehydrogenase 1, whose product MSSEISAANGNGNCLGWAARDASGVLSPYKFNRRNVQADDVSIKITHCGVCYAEVVWPRNKHGDATYPMVPGHEIVGIVQEVGPNVHRFKVGDHVGVGTYTNSCRDCEYCNDGQEVYCDKGPVLTYNRFDYNGTITHGGFSTFTVVHERYCFKIPEDYPLASAAPLLCAGITVYSPMMDHKMNQPGKSLGVIGLGGLGHMAVKFGKALGLKVTVFSTSMSKKDEALTLLGADNFVISSNQDQMKAQAKSLDFIIDTASGDYLIDLYMPLLKTAGVLVLVGAPSELKLSPLNLIMGKRSITGSAAGGTKQIQEMLNFCAAHKIYPNIEVVPIQYVNEAIERLINKDIKYRFVVDIENSLK is encoded by the exons ATGAGCTCCGAAATTAGTGCAGCAAATGGAAATGGGAACTGCTTGGGATGGGCCGCAAGAGATGCTTCCGGAGTCCTATCGCCTTATAAATTTAATCGAAG GAATGTTCAAGCCGACGATGTTTCCATAAAGATCACACATTGTGGAGTTTGCTATGCTGAGGTCGTTTGGCCAAGGAACAAACATGGAGATGCAACCTATCCTATGGTGCCTGG ACATGAGATTGTTGGCATTGTGCAAGAGGTTGGTCCAAATGTTCATCGCTTCAAAGTTGGAGACCATGTTGGGGTTGGAACTTATACCAACTCATGTAGAGATTGCGAGTATTGTAACGATGGCCAAGAAGTTTACTGTGATAAGGGACCAGTACTTACTTATAACCGTTTTGATTACAATGGCACCATCACCCATGGAGGGTTCTCCACTTTCACTGTTGTCCACGAAAG GTACTGCTTCAAAATACCAGAGGACTATCCATTGGCTTCAGCAGCCCCACTGCTTTGTGCTGGCATTACTGTTTACTCTCCCATGATGGACCATAAGATGAACCAACCTGGGAAATCCCTAGGCGTGATCGGCCTTGGTGGTCTTGGTCACATGGCTGTGAAATTCGGCAAGGCTTTGGGACTCAAGGTAACTGTTTTCAGCACAAGCATGTCAAAGAAAGACGAAGCTCTGACTCTGCTTGGAGCAGACAATTTCGTCATATCATCCAACCAAGACCAAATGAAG GCGCAGGCTAAGTCACTTGACTTTATCATTGACACGGCATCTGGGGATTACCTAATTGACTTGTACATGCCGCTATTGAAGACTGCTGGTGTTCTAGTCCTTGTGGGTGCCCCAAGTGAACTCAAATTGAGCCCTTTAAACCTTATTATGG GTAAGAGATCAATTACCGGTAGCGCAGCAGGTGGTACAAAACAGATTCAAGAAATGCTAAACTTTTGTGCCGCTCACAAGATATACCCAAACATAGAAGTTGTTCCAATTCAGTATGTGAATGAAGCTATTGAGAGGCTCATAAACAAGGATATCAAGTATCGCTTTGTGGTAGATATTGAAAACTCCCTGAAATGA
- the LOC133730283 gene encoding uncharacterized protein LOC133730283, giving the protein MIIWATWRNRNAKVWDGDVKPAFEVVPITLGWWEEYKAVHASIKEPRPVRHELWTKPPVGLVKLNVDAAFDNVTGCTGVGGIFRDSSGSFLGGFRHSVSVSNSARHGELLALLYGVKLAVTHHFVPLMVETDCQDLVNVIGSSSLTWTELGFLVHDLEGLLKVCFKCPGSLCSP; this is encoded by the coding sequence atgattatttggGCTACATGGAGGAATCGGAATGCAAAAGTGTGGGATGGGGATGTTAAACCTGCCTTCGAAGTGGTACCCATTACTCTAGGTTGGTGGGAGGAATATAAGGCAGTTCATGCTTCAATAAAGGAACCAAGACCGGTAAGGCACGAGCTGTGGACGAAGCCTCCTGTGGGTTTGGTGAAACTTAATGTTGACGCTGCATTTGATAATGTTACAGGTTGTACTGGGGTGGGTGGGATCTTTCGAGATTCCAGTGGCTCTTTCCTAGGAGGATTCAGGCACTCTGTCTCGGTTTCAAACTCAGCTAGGCATGGGGAGCTCCTTGCTTTGCTGTATGGGGTCAAGCTGGCAGTTACCCATCATTTTGTTCCCCTGATGGTGGAAACAGATTGCCAAGATCTGGTCAATGTGATTGGGAGCTCAAGCTTAACCTGGACTGAGCTGGGTTTCTTGGTGCATGATCTTGAGGGGTTGTTGAAGGTTTGCTTCAAATGCCCAGGTTCGTTATGTTCACCGTAG
- the LOC133725391 gene encoding probable cinnamyl alcohol dehydrogenase 1, with protein sequence MSSEISAANGNGNCLGWAARDASGVLSPYKFNRRNVQADDVSIKITHCGVCYAEVICPRNKHGDATYPMVPGHEIVGIVQEVGPNVHRFKVGDHVGVGPYTNSCRDCEYCNDGQEVYCDKGVVLTYNRFDYNGTITHGGFSTFTVVHERYCFKIPEDYPLASAAPLLCAGSTVYSPMMDHKMNQPGKSLGVIGLGGLGHMAVKFGKALGLKVTVFSTSMSKKDEALTLLGADNFVISSNQDQMKALAKSLDFIIDTASGDHPFDEYMSLLKTAGVLVLVGAPSEIKLSPLSLIMGKRSITGSAAGGTKQIQEMINFCAAHKIYPNIEVVPIQYVNEAIERLINKDIKYRFVVDIENSLK encoded by the exons ATGAGCTCCGAAATTAGTGCAGCAAATGGAAATGGGAACTGCTTGGGATGGGCCGCAAGAGATGCTTCCGGAGTCCTATCGCCTTATAAATTTAATCGAAG GAATGTTCAAGCCGACGATGTTTCCATAAAGATCACACATTGTGGAGTTTGCTATGCTGAGGTCATTTGTCCAAGGAACAAACATGGAGATGCAACCTATCCTATGGTGCCTGG ACATGAGATTGTTGGCATTGTGCAAGAGGTTGGTCCAAATGTTCATCGCTTCAAAGTTGGAGACCATGTTGGGGTTGGACCTTATACCAACTCATGTAGAGATTGCGAGTATTGTAACGATGGCCAAGAAGTTTACTGTGATAAGGGAGTAGTACTTACTTATAACCGTTTTGATTACAATGGCACCATCACCCATGGAGGGTTCTCCACTTTCACTGTTGTCCACGAAAG GTACTGCTTCAAAATACCAGAGGACTATCCATTGGCTTCAGCAGCACCACTGCTTTGTGCTGGCAGTACTGTTTACTCTCCCATGATGGACCATAAGATGAACCAACCTGGGAAATCCCTAGGCGTGATCGGCCTTGGCGGTCTTGGTCACATGGCTGTGAAATTCGGCAAGGCTTTGGGACTCAAGGTAACTGTTTTCAGCACAAGTATGTCAAAGAAAGACGAAGCTCTGACTCTGCTTGGAGCAGACAATTTCGTCATATCATCCAACCAAGACCAAATGAAG GCACTAGCTAAGTCACTTGACTTTATCATTGACACAGCATCTGGTGATCACCCATTCGACGAGTACATGTCACTACTGAAGACTGCTGGTGTTCTAGTCCTCGTGGGTGCCCCAAGTGAAATCAAATTGAGCCCTCTAAGCCTTATTATG GGTAAGAGATCAATTACCGGTAGCGCAGCAGGTGGTACAAAACAGATTCAAGAAATGATAAACTTTTGTGCCGCTCACAAGATATACCCAAACATAGAAGTTGTTCCAATTCAGTATGTGAATGAGGCTATTGAGAGGCTCATAAACAAGGATATCAAGTATCGCTTTGTGGTAGATATTGAAAACTCCCTGAAATGA
- the LOC133725394 gene encoding probable cinnamyl alcohol dehydrogenase 1, with translation MSSEISAANGNGNCLGWAARDASGVLSPYKFNRRNVQADDVSIKITHCGVCYAEVICPRNKHGDATYPMVPGHEIVGIVQEVGPNVHRFKVGDHVGVGPYTNSCRDCEYCNDGQEVYCDKGVVLTYNRFDYNGTITHGGFSTFTVVHERYCFKIPEDYPLASAAPLLCAGSTVYSPMMDHKMNQPGKSLGVIGLGGLGHMAVKFGKALGLKVTVFSTSMSKKDEALTLLGADNFVISSNQDQMKALAKSLDFIIDTASGDHPFDEYMSLLKTAGVLVLVGAPSEIKLSPLSLIMGKRSITGSAAGGTKQIQEMINFCAAHKIYPNIEVVPIQYVNEAIERLINKDIKYRFVVDIENSLK, from the exons ATGAGCTCCGAAATTAGTGCAGCAAATGGAAATGGGAACTGCTTGGGATGGGCCGCAAGAGATGCTTCCGGAGTCCTATCGCCTTATAAATTTAATCGAAG GAATGTTCAAGCCGACGATGTTTCCATAAAGATCACACATTGTGGAGTTTGCTATGCTGAGGTCATTTGTCCAAGGAACAAACATGGAGATGCAACCTATCCTATGGTGCCTGG ACATGAGATTGTTGGCATTGTGCAAGAGGTTGGTCCAAATGTTCATCGCTTCAAAGTTGGAGACCATGTTGGGGTTGGACCTTATACCAACTCATGTAGAGATTGCGAGTATTGTAACGATGGCCAAGAAGTTTACTGTGATAAGGGAGTAGTACTTACTTATAACCGTTTTGATTACAATGGCACCATCACCCATGGAGGGTTCTCCACTTTCACTGTTGTCCACGAAAG GTACTGCTTCAAAATACCAGAGGACTATCCATTGGCTTCAGCAGCACCACTGCTTTGTGCTGGCAGTACTGTTTACTCTCCCATGATGGACCATAAGATGAACCAACCTGGGAAATCCCTAGGCGTGATCGGCCTTGGCGGTCTTGGTCACATGGCTGTGAAATTCGGCAAGGCTTTGGGACTCAAGGTAACTGTTTTCAGCACAAGTATGTCAAAGAAAGACGAAGCTCTGACTCTGCTTGGAGCAGACAATTTCGTCATATCATCCAACCAAGACCAAATGAAG GCACTAGCTAAGTCACTTGACTTTATCATTGACACAGCATCTGGTGATCACCCATTCGACGAGTACATGTCACTACTGAAGACTGCTGGTGTTCTAGTCCTCGTGGGTGCCCCAAGTGAAATCAAATTGAGCCCTCTAAGCCTTATTATGG GTAAGAGATCAATTACCGGTAGCGCAGCAGGTGGTACAAAACAGATTCAAGAAATGATAAACTTTTGTGCCGCTCACAAGATATACCCAAACATAGAAGTTGTTCCAATTCAGTATGTGAATGAGGCTATTGAGAGGCTCATAAACAAGGATATCAAGTATCGCTTTGTGGTAGATATTGAAAACTCCCTGAAATGA